A DNA window from Arachis duranensis cultivar V14167 chromosome 3, aradu.V14167.gnm2.J7QH, whole genome shotgun sequence contains the following coding sequences:
- the LOC107479003 gene encoding transcription factor MYB86-like yields the protein MFSQQEEDLIITLHEVLGNRWAQIAAQLPGRTDNEIKNFWNSCLKKKLMKQGIDPTTHKPLHNHEEDKDNDINNNNNNNNNNNNNNNTTTQAACSSSSSMAMLDGIIGGVSSLSSSSLLLDPLTCLDFSHHHHENYGLLFSSMPSLEMNNNNNNNNNNNNNNNALLSSTSSWDCCSNEEENNKLESLFQFHHQQVNAIKSEQEFNTNYNNVQQNSMQEDFISSYNNLRSLSSEDLSAAAAGPNFDVFHQI from the exons ATGTTTTCTCAACAAGAGGAGGATCTTATAATCACTCTCCATGAGGTTCTTGGAAatag GTGGGCACAGATTGCAGCACAGTTACCAGGAAGAACAGATAATGAGATAAAGAATTTCTGGAATTCAtgtctgaagaagaagctaatgAAGCAAGGGATTGATCCAACTACACACAAGCCTCTTCATAATCATGAAGAAGACAAAGATAatgatattaataataataataataataataataataataataataataataatacaacaaCACAAGCAgcatgttcttcttcttcttccatggcaATGTTAGATGGAATTATTGGAGGAgtttcatcattatcatcatcatcattattattagacCCTTTGACATGCTTggatttttctcatcatcatcatgaaaaCTATGGATTATTATTCTCTTCAATGCCAAGCCTagaaatgaataataataataataataataataataataataataataataatgcattgctctcatcaacatcatcatGGGATTGTTGTAGTAATGAAGAGGAGAATAACAAGTTAGAATCTTTGTTTCAGTTTCATCATCAACAAGTCAATGCAATCAAATCTGAGCAGGAATTCAATACAAATTATAATAATGTGCAGCAGAATTCAATGCAAGAAGATTTCATCAGCAGCTATAATAATTTAAGGTCACTCTCATCAGAAGATCtatcagcagcagcagcaggaCCAAATTTTGATGTATTCCACCAGATATGA